In Lates calcarifer isolate ASB-BC8 linkage group LG21, TLL_Latcal_v3, whole genome shotgun sequence, a single window of DNA contains:
- the LOC108902868 gene encoding olfactory receptor 11A1-like produces the protein MNQRRIMMNSTQVSYFTLTAYFDTGSLKYLFFIVVMSLYISIIFSNVLLIVIICMNRSLHEPMYLFLCSMFVNELYGSTAMFPFLLLQILSDIHTVSVPFCFLQIFCLYSSAIVELVNLAVMSYDRYLSICYPLQYNTRMTFKKVAILIVVTWFHAFLVVIGTTYLSSSLQLCGNIIDYVYCVNYSVVKLACSDTTVNNIYGLFATSFSVFVPLILILYTYIKILKVCFSASKQTRQKAVSTCTPHLASLINFSFGCLFDTLHTRFDMSSIPSVLRIFLSMYLVIIQPLLNPIMYGLQMSKIRNTCKKLLCYTKLTTHTSSM, from the coding sequence ATGAACCAAAGGAGGATCATGATGAACTCTACACAGGTTTCTTATTTCACACTTACTGCCTACTTTGACACTGGAtccttaaaatatttatttttcattgttgttatgtctttatatatttcaattattttttcaaatgtgttgttgatagtgattatctgtatgaacagaagtttacatgaacctatgtacctgtttctgtgcagcatgtttgtaaatgaactgtatggtagtacagcaatgtttccattccttctgcttcagatcctctctgacattcacactgtttctgttcccttttgtttcctgcagattttctgtttgtactcAAGCGCAATTGTGGAATTGGTTAACTTAGCCGTTATGTCTTATGACAGATATCTTTctatctgttatcctctacaatataacacacgtatgacatttaaaaaggtTGCCATACTTATTGTTGTAACATGGTTTCATGCTTTTCTTGTAGTTATTGGCACAACATACTTGAGTtcctctttacagctgtgtggaaacatcATTGATTATGTGTACTGTGTGAACTACTCTGTTGTCAAActggcctgctctgacacaacagtaaataacatttatggACTATTTGCCACTTCCTTCTCAGTCTTTGTTCCTCTAATTTTAATTCTTTACACTTACATAAAGATtctaaaagtttgtttttctgcttctaaacaaaccagacaaaaagctgtcagtacctgcacacctcacctgGCTTCCCTcattaacttttcttttggtTGTTTATTTGATACACTTCACACTAGATTTGACATGAGCAGCATACCCAGTGTGCTGCGTATCTTTCTGTCTATGTATTTGGTGATAATCCAACCACTTTTGAATCCTATCATGTATGGATTACAAATGTCCAAAATACGGAATACATGTAAAAAACTCCTCTGTTATACAAAGTTGACTACACACACATCTTCCATGTAA
- the LOC108902897 gene encoding olfactory receptor 11A1-like, whose protein sequence is MIIMINSTQVSYFTLAAYFDTEGFKYLFFMIIMSLYILTVCANVLLIVIICMNRSLHEPMYLFLCSLFVNELYGSTGLFPFLLLQILSDIHTVSTSFCFLQIFCLYFYGSVEFTNLAVMSYDRYLAICYPLQYNTQMTSNKVAFLIAVIWLPPFVAVFVTTSLSASLQLCGNIINKVYCDNYSVIKLACYDTRVNNIYELIAASLTIPVPVSVIFYTYIKILKVCFSGSKQTRQKAVSTCTPHLASLINFSFGVFFEILQSRFDMSSVPNMLRIFLSLYFLTCQPLFNPVMYGLNMSKICFICKNLLLGSAEKCRSSNRFVQLE, encoded by the coding sequence ATGATTATCATGATAAACTCCACACAGGTTTCATATTTTACACTTGCTGCCTACTTTGACACTGAGGGttttaaatacttatttttcaTGATCATCatgtctttatatattttaactgTCTGTGCCAATGTGTTGCTGATAGTGATTATatgtatgaacagaagtttacatgaacctatgtacctgtttctgtgcagcctgtttgtaaatgaactgtatggtagtacagggttgtttccattccttctgcttcagatcctctctgacattcacactgtttctacttctttttgtttcctgcagattttctgtttgtatttttatggaagTGTAGAATTTACTAACTTAGCTGTGatgtcttatgacagatacctcgctatctgttatcctctacaatataacacacaAATGACATCTAATAAGGTTGCATTTCTTATTGCTGTAATATGGTTACCTCCTTTTGTAGCTGTTTTTGTCACAACATCTTTGAGTGcttctttacagctgtgtggaaacatcATTAATAAAGTGTACTGTGACAACTACTCCGTCATAAAACTGGCATGTTATGACACCAGAGTGAATAATATCTATGAGCTCATTGCTGCTTCTCTCACAATTCCTGTTCCAGTTTCTGTAATATTTTACACTTACATAAAGATtctaaaagtttgtttttctggttctaaacagaccagacaaaaagctgtcagtacctgcacacctcaccttgcTTCACTGatcaacttttcttttgggGTTTTCTTTGAAATATTACAGAGCAGGTTTGATATGAGCAGTGTACCTAATATGTTGCGGATATTTTTATCATTGTACTTTCTCACATGCCAGCCGCTCTTCAACCCTGTAATGTATGGATTGAATATGTCCAAAATATGCTTCATATGTAAAAATCTGCTTTTAGGTTCTGCTGAGAAGTGTAGATCATCCAACAGATTTGTGCAGCTTgaataa
- the LOC108902877 gene encoding olfactory receptor 11A1-like translates to MMNSTQISYFKLAAYFDTGLLKYLYFMILTLLYVLTVCANVLLIVIICMNRSLHEPMYLFLCSLFVNELYGSTGLFPFLLLQILSDIHTVSVPFCFLQIFCLYSYVGVEFFNLAVMSYDRYLAICYPLQYNTRMTFNKIVLLIAVTWFYPFLVVVGTVSLSSSLQLCGNIIDNVYCVNYSIVKLACSDTTVNNIYGLIATALLVVVPLILILYTYLKILKVCFSGSKQTRQKAVSTCTPHLASLINFSFGSCFEVLQSRFNMSSVPRMLGIFLSLYFLTCQPLFNPVLYGLKMSKIRNICKSLFCSEV, encoded by the coding sequence ATGATGAACTCTACACAGATTTCTTATTTCAAACTTGCTGCCTACTTTGACACTGGACTGTTAAAATACTTATATTTCATGATTCTCACATTGTTATATGTTTTAACTGTTTGTGCCaatgtgttgctgattgtgattatctgtatgaacagaagtttacatgaacctatgtacctgtttctgtgcagcctgtttgtaaatgaactgtatggtagtacagggttgtttccattccttctgcttcagatcctctctgacattcacactgtttctgttcccttttgtttcctgcagattttctgtttgtactcGTATGTAGGTGTGGAATTTTTCAACTTAGCCgtcatgtcttatgacagatacctcgctatctgttatcctctacaatataacacacGTATGACATTTAACAAGATCGTGCTGCTTATTGCTGTAACGTGGTTCTACCCTTTTCTTGTAGTGGTTGGCACAGTATCCTTGAGTtcctctttacagctgtgtggaaacatcATTGATAATGTGTACTGTGTGAACTACTCTATTGTCAAActggcctgctctgacacaACAGTAAATAATATTTACGGACTCATTGCCACTGCTCTCTTAGTTGTTGTTCCTCTCATTTTAATTCTTTACACTTACCTGAAGAttcttaaagtctgtttttctggttctaaacagaccagacaaaaagctgtcagtacctgcacacctcaccttgcttctctgatcaacttttcttttgggTCTTGCTTTGAAGTGTTGCAGAGCAGGTTTAATATGAGCAGTGTTCCTAGAATGTTGggcatttttttgtcattatacTTTCTGACATGTCAGCCACTGTTTAACCCTGTACTGTATGGactgaaaatgtccaaaatacGTAACATATGTAAAAGTCTGTTTTGTTCTGAAGTGTAG
- the LOC108902865 gene encoding olfactory receptor 52D1-like, producing MVNSTLSYFILGAYMHVGSLKYFCFIITAMIYMIIVIANTSLIVIICMNRSLHEPMYLFLCSLFVNELYGSTGLFPFLLLQILSDIHTISVPFCFLQIFCLYTYANVEFCNLAVMSFDRYLAICYPLQYNTQMTSNKVFIFIIFVWLFSFVKFLITLSLNIRLTLCGNIINSLYCSNYLVVKLACSDTTVNNIYGLFAAALSVVVPLLPILFSYIKILKICFSGSKHTRQKAVSTCTPHLASLLNFSFGCLFEILQSRFDMESVPSVLRIILALYFVILQPLLNPIMYGMQISKIRNACKKLML from the coding sequence ATGGTAAATTCAACTTTATCATACTTCATTCTTGGAGCTTATATGCATGTTGGAAGTTTGAAATACTTCTGTTTCATAATAACTGCAATGATATACATGATAATTGTTATTGCCAACACATCTCTGatagtgattatctgtatgaacagaagtttacatgaacctatgtacctgtttctgtgcagcctgtttgtaaatgaactgtatggtagtacagggttgtttccattccttctgcttcagatcctctctgacattcacactatttctgttcccttttgtttcctgcagattttctgtttgtatacATATGCAAATGTAGAGTTTTGTAATTTAGCCGTCATGTCTTTTGACAGATATCTCGctatctgttatcctctacaatataacacacaAATGACATCAAACAAGGtgtttatctttattatttttgtatggTTGTTCTCTTTTGTGAAATTTCTAATTACTTTATCTTTAAACATAAGATTGACACTGTGTGGAAACATCATAAACAGTTTGTATTGCAGCAACTACCTTGTTGTTAAGTTGGCTTGTTCTGACACCACAGTGAATAATATCTATGGACTTTTTGCCGCTGCTCTCTCTGTCGTAGTCCCTCTGCTTCCAATCCTTTTCTCTTACATCAAAATCCTCaagatttgtttttctggttctaaacataccagacaaaaagctgtcagtacctgcacacctcaccttgcTTCTCTATTGAACTTTTCTTTTGGGTGTTTATTTGAAATACTACAGAGCAGATTTGATATGGAAAGTGTACCCAGTGTACTGCGAATTATTCTTGCTCTGTATTTTGTGATACTCCAACCACTGTTGAATCCGATCATGTATGGAATGCAAATATCCAAAATACGAAATGCATGTAAAAAACTTATGTTATAA
- the LOC108902934 gene encoding olfactory receptor 11A1-like, with protein MNSTQFSNFKLAAYFDTGLLKYLFFMSLTLLYVLILCANVLLIVIICMNRSLHEPMYLFLCSLFVNELYGSTGLFPFLLLQILSDIHTVSVPFCFLQIFCLYSYVGVEFFNLAIMSYDRYLAICYPLQYNTQMTSNKVAMLIAATWFSPFLAVVGTISLSSSLQLCGNILNKVACDNYSIVKLACSDTTVNNIYGLVTTTLIVVALLILILYTYVKILKVCFSGSKQTRQKAVSTCTPHLASLLNFSFGCFFDVVQTRFSMNSVPVMLRIFLSLYFITCQPLFSPVLYGLKMSKICNLCKSLFCWKE; from the coding sequence ATGAACTCCACACAGTTTTCTAACTTCAAACTTGCTGCCTACTTTGACACTGGACTGttaaaatatctatttttcatGAGTCTCACATTGTTATATGTTTTAATTCTTTGTGCCaatgtgttgctgattgtgattatctgtatgaacagaagtttacatgaacctatgtacctgtttctgtgcagcctgtttgtaaatgaactgtatggtagtacagggttgtttccattccttctgcttcagatcctctctgacattcacactgtttctgttcccttttgtttcctgcagattttctgtttgtactcGTATGTAGGTGTGGAATTTTTCAACTTAGCCatcatgtcttatgacagataccttgctatctgttatcctctacaatataacacacaAATGACATCTAACAAGGTCGCCATGCTTATTGCTGCAACATGGTTCTCCCCTTTTCTTGCAGTTGTTGGAACAATATCCTTGAGTTCCTCTTTACAGTTGTGTGGAAACATCCTTAACAAAGTGGCCTGTGACAACTACTCTATTGTGAAActggcctgctctgacacaacagtaaataacatttaCGGACTTGTTACCACTACTCTCATAGTTGTTgctcttttaattttaattctttaCACTTACGTGAAGAttcttaaagtttgtttttctggttctaaacagaccagacaaaaagctgtcagtacctgcacacctcaccttgcttctctgctcaacttttcttttgggTGTTTCTTTGACGTAGTACAGACCAGGTTTAGTATGAACAGTGTACCTGTTATGTTGCGAATATTTCTGtcattatattttataacatGTCAGCCACTCTTCAGCCCTGTACTGTACGGactgaaaatgtctaaaatttGTAATTTATGTAAAAGTCTGTTCTGTTGGAAAGAGTAG
- the LOC108902869 gene encoding olfactory receptor 11A1-like yields MNQRRIMMNSTQVSYFTLAAYFDTGLLKYLYFMIVTSLYILTVCANVLLIVIICMNRSLHEPMYLFLCSLFVNELYACTGLFPFLLLQILSDIHTVSVPFCFLQIFCLYSCAIVEFFNLAIMSYDRYLAICYPLQYNIHMTFKRVVMLIAVTWFPAFLIVVGTISLSSSLQLCGNIINKVYCDNYFVVKLACSDTTVNNIYGLFVSAFSVCVPLTLILFSYIRILKVCFSGSKQTRQKAVSTCTPHLASLLNYSFGICFEGLQSRFNMNNVPNMLRIFLSLYFVTCQPLFSPVLYGLKMSKIRNLCKSLFYWKE; encoded by the coding sequence ATGAACCAAAGGAGGATCATGATGAACTCTACACAGGTTTCTTATTTCACACTTGCTGCCTACTTTGACACTGGACTGTTAAAATACTTATATTTCATGATTGTTACATCATTATATATTCTAACTGTTTGTGCCaatgtgttgctgattgtgattatctgtatgaacagaagtttacatgaacctatgtacctgtttctatgcagcctgtttgtaaatgaactgtatgcTTGCacagggttgtttccattccttctgcttcagatcctctctgacattcacactgtttctgttcccttttgtttcctgcagattttctgtttgtactcATGTGCAATTGTGGAATTTTTCAACTTAGCCatcatgtcttatgacagataccttgctatctgttatcctctacaatataacaTACATATGACATTTAAGAGGGTTGTCATGCTTATTGCAGTGACATGGTTTCCCGCTTTTCTCATAGTGGTTGGTACGATATCCTTGAGTtcctctttacagctgtgtggaaacatcATAAACAAAGTGTATTGTGACAACTACTTTGTAGTAAAACTGGCCTGCTCTGACACCacagtaaataacatttatggACTATTTGTTAGTGcattctcagtgtgtgttccTCTAACTTTAATTCTTTTCTCTTACATCAGGAttcttaaagtctgtttttctggttctaaacagaccagacaaaaagctgtcagtacctgcacacctcaccttgcTTCTCTATTGAACTATTCTTTTGGTATTTGCTTTGAAGGATTACAGAGCCGGTTTAATATGAACAATGTACCTAATATGTTGAgaatatttttatcattatattttgTAACATGTCAGCCACTCTTCAGCCCTGTACTGTACGGactgaaaatgtctaaaattcGTAATTTATGTAAAAGTCTGTTCTATTGGAAAGAGTAG
- the LOC108902896 gene encoding olfactory receptor 11A1-like, whose translation MNYTQVSYLTLAAYFDTRALKYLFFMILTLLYILIICTNVLLIVIICMNRSLHEPMYLFLCSLFVNELYGSTGLFPFLLLQILSDIHTVSVHFCFLQIYCVYSYACVEFFNLAIMSYDRYLAICYPLQYNTRMTFNKVAVLIAVTWLTAFLVVVGTVSLTSSLQLCGNIIDNVYCVNYSVVKLACSDTTVNNIYGLLVTAFSVFCPLILILYTYMKILKVCFSGSKQTRQKAVSTCTPHLASLINFSFGVCFEVLQSRFHMSSVPNVLHIFLSLYFLTCQPLFNPVMYGLKMSKIHNICKNRFV comes from the coding sequence ATGAACTACACGCAGGTTTCATATTTAACACTTGCTGCCTATTTTGACACCAGGGCGttaaaatatctatttttcatGATTCTCacattgttatatattttaattatttgtacCAATGTGCTGCTGatagtgattatctgtatgaacagaagtttacatgaacctatgtacctgtttctgtgcagcctgtttgtaaatgaactgtatggtagtacagggttgtttccattccttctgcttcagatcctctctgacattcacactgtttctgttcacttttgtttcctgcagatttattGTGTGTACTCGTATGCTTGTGTAGAATTTTTCAACTTAGCCatcatgtcttatgacagatatctcgctatctgttatcctctacaatataacacacgaatgacatttaacaaggttGCTGTGCTTATTGCTGTAACATGGTTGACTGCTTTTCTTGTAGTTGTTGGCACAGTATCCTTGACCtcctctttacagctgtgtggaaacatcATTGATAATGTGTACTGTGTGAACTACTCTGTTGTCAAActggcctgctctgacacaacagtaaataacatCTATGGACTACTTGTTACTGCCTTCTCAGTCTTTTGTCCTCTCATTTTAATTCTTTACACTTACATGAAGATTCTTAAAGTTTGTTTCtctggttctaaacagaccagacaaaaagctgtcagtacctgcacacctcaccttgcttctctgatcaacttttcttttgggGTTTGCTTTGAAGTGTTACAAAGCAGGTTTCACATGAGCAGTGTACCTAATGTGttgcatatttttttgtcattatacTTTCTCACATGCCAACCTCTGTTTAACCCTGTAATGTATGGactgaaaatgtccaaaatacaTAACATatgtaaaaacagatttgtttag
- the LOC108902895 gene encoding olfactory receptor 49-like, with the protein MNQRRIMMNSTQISYFTLAAYFDTGSLKYLYFMILTLLYVLILCANVLLIVIICMNRSLHEPMYLFLCSLFVNELYGSTGLFPFLLLQILSDIHTVSVPFCFLQIYCVYTYISIEFFNLAIMSYDRYLAICYPLQYNTQMTSNKVAMIIAATWIYNLLLVSVTISLSSSLQLCGNIINKVVCNNYSVVKLACSDTTVNNIYGLFVTAFSVFGPLILIFYTYVKILKVCFSGSKQTRQKAVSTCTPHLVSLLNFSFGICFELLQSRFDMISVPNVLRIFLALYIVTCQPLLNPVLYGLKMSQIRNICKGLFCCDV; encoded by the coding sequence ATGAACCAAAGGAGGATCATGATGAACTCTACACAGATTTCTTATTTCACACTTGCTGCCTACTTTGACACTGGATCCTTAAAATACTTATATTTTATGATTCTCACATTGTTATATGTTTTAATTCTTTGTGCCAATGTGTTGCTGatagtgattatctgtatgaacagaagtttacatgaacctatgtacctgtttctgtgcagcctgtttgtaaatgaattgtatggtagtacagggttgtttccattccttctgcttcagatcctctctgacattcacactgtttctgttcccttttgtttcctgcagatttattGTGTTTATACATATATAAGTATAGAATTTTTCAACTTAGCCatcatgtcttatgacagataTCTTGctatctgttatcctctacaatataacacacaAATGACGTCCAACAAGGTTGCAATGATTATTGCTGCAACATGGATATACAACTTACTTCTAGTTTCTGTCACAATATCCTTGAGCtcctctttacagctgtgtggaaacattATTAACAAAGTGGTCTGTAACAACTACTCTGTTGTCAAActggcctgctctgacacaacagtaaataacatCTATGGACTATTTGTTACTGCCTTCTCAGTCTTTGGTCCTCTAATTTTAATCTTTTACACTTACGTGAAGAttcttaaagtttgtttttctgggtctaaacagaccagacaaaaagctgtcagtacctgcacacctcaccttgtttctctgctcaacttttcttttgggATTTGCTTTGAATTATTACAGAGCAGGTTTGATATGATCAGTGTACCTAATGTGTTGAGAATATTTTTAGCATTATATATTGTAACATGCCAACCCCTCTTAAACCCTGTACTGTATGGACTGAAAATGTCTCAAATACGTAATATATGTAAAGGTCTGTTTTGCTGTGACGTGTAG
- the LOC108902876 gene encoding olfactory receptor 11A1-like, translating to MMNSTQVSYFTLAAYFDTGLLKYLYFMILTLLYVLILCANVLLIVIICMNRSLHEPMYLFLCSLFVNELYGSTGLFPFLLLQILSDIHTVSVSFCFLQIFCLYSYGSIEFFNLAIMSFDRYLAICYPLQYNTRMTFKRVATLIAVTWLAPFLVQVGTISLSSSLQLCGNIINKVACDNYFIVKLACSDTTVNNIYGLITTALIVFTPGFLILYTYVRILKVCFSGSKQTRQKAVSTCTPHLASLINFSFGCFFEIIQSRFNMDNVPNMLRIILSLYFITCQPLFSPVLYGLKMSKIRNLCKSVFCWKE from the coding sequence ATGATGAACTCTACACAGGTTTCATATTTCACACTTGCTGCCTACTTTGACACTGGACTGTTAAAATACTTATATTTCATGATTCTCACATTGTTATATGTTTTAATTCTTTGTGCCaatgtgttgctgattgtgattatctgtatgaacagaagtttacatgaacctatgtacctgtttctgtgcagcctgtttgtaaatgaactgtatggtagtacagggttgtttccattccttctgcttcagatcctctctgacattcacactgtttctgtttccttttgtttcctgcagattttctgtttgtactcATATGGAAGTATAGAATTTTTTAATTTAGCCATCATGTCTTTTGACAGATACCTTGctatctgttatcctctacaatataacacacGTATGACATTTAAGAGGGTCGCCACACTTATTGCAGTAACATGGCTTGCTCCTTTTCTTGTGCAAGTTGGCACAATATCCTTGAGCtcctctttacagctgtgtggaaacatcATAAACAAAGTGGCCTGTGATAACTACTTTATCGTGAAACTGGCCTGCTCTGACACCacagtaaataacatttatggACTCATTACCACTGCACTCATAGTTTTTACACCTGGATTTTTAATCCTTTACACTTACGTCAGGATtctaaaagtttgtttttctggttctaaacagaccagacaaaaagctgtcagtacctgcacacctcaccttgcttctctaatcaacttttcttttggttgtttctttgaaatcatacagagcaggtttaaCATGGACAATGTACCTAATATGTTGAGAATAATTTTATCCTTATATTTTATAACATGTCAGCCACTCTTCAGCCCTGTACTGTACGGactgaaaatgtctaaaattcGTAATTTATGTAAAAGTGTGTTCTGTTGGAAAGAGTAG